Proteins co-encoded in one Micropterus dolomieu isolate WLL.071019.BEF.003 ecotype Adirondacks linkage group LG19, ASM2129224v1, whole genome shotgun sequence genomic window:
- the rap2c gene encoding ras-related protein Rap-2c encodes MKEYKVVVLGSGGVGKSALTVQFVTGTFIEKYDPTIEDFYRKEIEVDSSPSVLEILDTAGTEQFASMRDLYIKNGQGFILVYSLVNQQSFQDIRPMRDQIVRVKRFEKVPLILVGNKVDLESEREVAGSDGRALAQEWGCPFIETSAKSKTMVDELFAEIVRQMNYSTLPEKQEQCCTACVVQ; translated from the exons ATGAAAGAATACAAAGTGGTCGTGCTGGGCAGCGGTGGCGTCGGTAAGTCCGCGTTGACCGTCCAGTTTGTCACCGGCACCTTCATCGAGAAATACGACCCGACCATCGAGGACTTTTACCGAAAGGAGATTGAGGTTGACTCGTCTCCTTCCGTGCTGGAGATTCTCGACACGGCGGGGACGGAGCAGTTCGCCTCCATGAGAGATCTGTACATAAAGAACGGACAGGGGTTCATCCTGGTCTACAGCCTGGTCAACCAGCAGTCATTCCAG GACATCAGACCAATGCGAGACCAAATAGTGCGAGTGAAGCGCTTTGAGAAGGTGCCGTTGATCCTGGTCGGGAACAAAGTCGACCTGGAGTCTGAGCGTGAGGTCGCTGGGTCAGATGGACGAGCTCTGGCTCAAGAGTGGGGCTGCCCTTTTATTGAAACTTCTGCCAAGAGCAAGACTATGGTGGACGAGCTGTTCGCAGAGATCGTCCGACAGATGAATTATTCCACGCTGCCGGAGAAGCAGGAGCAGTGCTGCACAGCCTGTGTGGTACAGTGA